The DNA sequence ATAAAGATTATGTTGTAGGAGCAGGAGGTATTCTTGAAAACCCAACAGAAGTAAAAGGTTATGATGCCAATGCTAAAATAAAAACTGAAAAAGATAAAAAGGCAACCTGGAGATGGACAGCGAAAAACATTCTTGATTTTGCTTGGAGTGCAGACAGAGATTATTCTGTAGAAAGCTTCAATGTTCCGGAAGGTCCGAAAGTATACTTGGTTTATCAGAAAAACGATAAAACAAAAGCATGGGGTGAAGCGCAGCCTTATATTACCAAATATTTCCAGATCATGAACGGTCACTTTGGAAAATATGTATATCCTACCTATGCATTCATTCAGGGAGGAGACGGCGGAATGGAATACGGAATGTGTACCATGATTTTAGGTGAAGCGAAAAGCATTAAAGATTTAATGGGCTTAATGGCTCACGAAGGATCTCACTCATGGTATCAGCAGATGCTGGCTACCAATGAATCTGTACGTCCATGGATGGATGAAGGTTTTACAAGCTATGCGGAAGGATATACCATGTATCAGTTATTTCCTGAAGATCTGCCGAATCCATTTGCCAAAACACTTGATGCTTACAGAAACTTTATTAAAAAAGGAATCGAAGAACCTGCAGTTTGGTTAGGGGATCACCATGATAACGGTACAGCTTATACTTATGCATCTTACGTAAAAGGTGAATTATACCTGGTGCAGCTTGGATACATTATGGGAGAACAAAACCTTGCAGAAACCCTGAAGCAATATTATGATCAATGGAGCATGAAGCATCCTTCAGACAGGGATTTCCTTCACATTGCACAGAAAGTTTCCGGGATGGATCTGAAATGGTTCCATAATTATTGGATCAATACAACAAAGACGATTGATTACGGCATTAAAGATGTAAAATATGATGCGAAATCTACAACCATTACTTTAATCAACAATGGTCAGGTTCCAATGCCGATAGATTTTGGAGTGATGACAACGGATAAAAAAATCGTTACTTATCAGATTCCGTTGAATATGACTCATACATGGAAGCAAAAGGATATTTATGGTGATCTTAAAACAGTGCCTTACTGGCCTTGGACCCAAAAAGAATATACCCTTACTATTCCTTATACCAAATCTCAGTTGTCTGTCTTGGGAATTGATTTCAGTCAGAGAATTGCAGATGTAAACATGGAGAATAATTTTGTGGAAGTAAAATAATGAATACAAAATAATATTATAAACGGCGCGGAAATTTTATTTCCGCGCCGTTTCTTTTAAAGAAAAGACTGGCCGGGAAATGTTGATGTGGATATATTTTTAAGATAGACTTAATTTATAGGAGATTCAGGGCTTGTTTTTATAAAAATGATTAAATTTAATCCCTCAAAATCAAGCAGGAATTTCAATTATAAATCACGAATTTCTTCTGAAAAATATGTCAATGAATTCAATTGTAATAAACGTAGGAAACAGCAATATCAGATTTGGTCTTTTCAATGGTGATAATTGTGATATTTCATGGGTGATCAATACAAAACCTTACAGAACGGCAGATGAACTTTATGTACAGATGCTGATGCTTTATCAGACCTATAAAATTGATCCACAGGAGATTGATAAGGTAATTATCGGATCTGTGGTACCTCAGCTCACCAAAGTAATGAGCTCCGGGATCAAAAAGATTCACGGGACTACTCCTGTAATTGTTGATAGATCAACCCCTTCAGGCGTTCAGGCAAAATCTAAACAGATGGGAACAGATATCTATGCCAACCTTGTAGCAGCACACAATTTGTATCCAAACAGAAAGAAAATTGTCATTGATTTCGGAACCGCACTTACGGCAAGTTGTGTAACGGAAACGGGAGAGACGCTAGGTGTGATTATTGCTCCGGGAATTGTTACCTCACTGAATTCATTGATCAATCAGACTGCACAGCTTCCGGACATTGAACTGAAAAAACCGAAGTCTGTTTTGGGACTGGATACGGTAACCTGTATGCAAAGCGGAATGGTATATGGTTTCCTGGGAATGGTAGAAGGTTTTATCAACCGTATCAATGAAGAGGTGAACGATGACTGCTTTGTAGTGGCAACAGGTGGTGTTTCCCATATTTACAAACCTCTTACAGATAAGATTCATGTGATGGACAGACTTCATACATTGAAAGGTCTTTATTTCCTGGGGAAAGATTTATAATGAAAGATTAAGACTAATTTCAGCTTAAATTATACCCTAACCCTCAATTCTAATTTTAATACAATGGAAAAATTTCCTGTCATAGAAACGGAAAGACTTATTCTTTCACAACTGGAAGAAAAAGATGTTCCTTTTATTATTGAATATCTTCAGCATAGGATTTTTTCTGATCTTACCTCTAATATTCCTTATCCTTATGTTGAAAATGATGCCAGATCATGGCTGAAAATGTCAAAAGAAGCTTTTGATCATCAAACAGGATATACTTTTGCCATCCGGAATAAAGAAGGGCATATCATGGGTGCTATCGGGCTGCATGACAGGGATGATGATAAGGCAGAGCTGGGATACTGGATAGGAATTCTTTACTGGAATAAAGGACTGGTGACCGAAGCTGCAAAAGCGATTTTAGATTTTGGTTTTAAAAAAATGGGGTTCAATAAAATTTTTGCGACACACTTTCTTCACAATCCGGCTTCCGGAAGAATAATGGAGAAAATAGGAATGGAACAGGAGGCTGTTCTGAAACAGGAAATAAGGAAAGACGGAGAATACTTTGATATCGTGAGGTATGCTATTTTTAAAGACTGATCTCGATGAATATCAATGCATTACTGATTCTATAAAACAAAAGCCAGAGAATATCATATTCTCTGGCTTTTTATCTACTATTATTTTATGAACTATTTTAAAGTCCGCCAAGACATGCGTCGCATTCTTTTAATGGATATACCCAAACTCCACTATCATCTTGGAAAGGGAAATTTTTGCATCCTACTTTTCTTGCGCCGTTGTCATCAATATAAAAACATTGATCCGGACGGATACCTCCATTAATTTTTGCAGTTTCTTTTCTTGTTAATTTTTTCATGGTATTTTATATTAGTTGTAGTCAAATATAACTAATTATTCAATTCATTGAATATATTTTACTGAATTTTATAATTTGATGAAGAAATATGCTTTAACAAAGGTTTATCTTTTACTTTTAAAAAAATCTTTAACAATAGAAGAGCATTCGGTTTCCATGATGCCTGTAATAATTTCTGTTTTCGGGTGCAGAGAAAGATGTTTATTGATAAAACCCCTTTGTTCATCCCGCGCACCAATCACTACTTTTGAGATCTGAGACCAGGAAAGTGCACCTGAGCACATTACACAAGGTTCCATTGTTACATAAAGAGTACAGTCTTTTAAGTATTTCCCTCCAAGGAAATTTGCCGCTGAGGTAATAGCCTGCATTTCTGCATGAGCGGTAACATCATTCAATGTTTCAGTAAGATTGTGGGCTCTTGCAATGATCCGGTTATTGGAAACCACAACACATCCAATAGGAACCTCATCTTTTTCCAAAGCGACTTCTGCTTCTAGCAGGGCCATTTTCATGTAGTATTCGTCTGTAAACATTTAGTCGTTTATCGTTAAGGTCAAAGGAAGTTTAAAACGGTAGGTTGTAGGATCACCTTTTATCATTGCGGGAGAAAATTTTTCGGCCAGAGAATATAATGCAATTTCTGCCTGCCTGTTGAAAGTGAAATTATCACCCTGTGCATGAACATTGCTGACGGTGCCATCTTTTTCTACAATAAAATCAACGTCTGTTTTTATCATTTTTTCTACGGAATAGACGCCATCAACGTATAGAAGATTAGCAACTTCCTGTCTCAAAGAATTAAGTCCTCCGGGATAATCTGCAATCTTTTCTGCATCTGAAAATTTTTTAGTTGAGGTTAATTTAGGATTTTTGAGAGTTTGGAGGTCTTCCAGGTTTCTTACTTTTAATAAGGCTCCAATCAGGGCATTGTTTTCAATGCTGTCCATTTTTTTCATGAAAAAGAGAAAATCTCCTTTTATTGCCATCTTTTTATCCGTATTGGATTCAGCATCAAACTTTTTTTTGAATTCTTTATTCAGCATATTTCTGTGCTGGTTGTAATAGCTCTTTACAAGCCGGAATTCTTCTTTCTGCTGTGCCAGAAAAAAGGTGGAGATAAAGCAGCTGATGCCAACAAATAAAGTTTTCAATAAGGGTATATTTATGTAAATATAACAAAAAATATGAAATATATTTTTTATGATCAGCTTTCAAGATAACGGTTCAAAGATTCCTGCAAATGATTACGGATATCATCAACTAAACCTTTAGGTTCCAGAACAGTAACTTCTTTTCCGTAAGAAAGAATTTCCTGCATAAAGTCATAAGTAGGGTGGAGGAAGAACTCAAAGTAAATTTCTTCAGGAGTTTCTTTGGTCTCTTTCTGTGATTGATGAAGGGGGAAGCTTCTGATATATTCTCCCTGATGACGGCTGCATTTTAATACAATATTCTGCGGTTTCTGTTCCGTCAGATTCATGACTCCGAATGCATTTTTAAAATGCTCCCTGAAATTATATTTGTACTTCTCTCTAAATTGATTTTTAGCTACATCAAGATAGTTGATTCTGTCAAGCCCGAAGGATTTTAAAACTTTATCTTTTGTATCAATAGCAATAAGATACCATCGGTCCTTGGATTCTTTTAAGGCTAAAGGATGAACCTTTCTGGAGGTCATCAGTTTGTTTTTGTAATTGTAGTGTTCAAAGCTTACAACTCTTTTATTTCGGATGGCAAAGAACAGATCATAAAAATGTTCCACACCGGTTGGCTTACGGCTTTCAAAAAAGATAAAATCTGAAAAATCAGGGTGAAGATTCAGAGCGTTGCTTACCTGAAAAGACTCCAGCAGTTTTTGGTTGTATTCATCCACTTCCATGATCGGGCGGCTCTCAATATAATATCGGTTGTCACCCTTTTTCTTGTTGTGAATAGAAAGATTGAAAAGATCGGAAATCTCCCGGATATCCCTCTGCAGGGTACGGATAGAGTAGCTCTTTATTCCTGCGTCCTGGAATTCAAAAGAGTTTAAAAGATAGTCCTCCAGTTGGGAATAGGTAGCCGGAGAACTTTCTAATCTTTTTATAATTAAGGCATATCTTGTCAAATAAAAATCTTTCTTCATTTCTCTATTTTTAGGGTGCAGCAGAACTGCGTTTCAGGGTAAAGTTTTATAAGACAAATATATGCGGTTAATGCGACAAAACGTGTCGTGTTTTATTTTTTGTTGGAAATTTATGGGATAATATTCTTAAGAATACTCAGGTTGGAATACTCCCGATATTTATATTAATGGTTATTAGTTTTTGAACTTTAAAATTATGTATTGATATGATATCGATTAGTACATTCTGTTGTTATAAAAATCAACAGCATATTTACCCATTGAATAAAATGTATTTACGTAGGTTTCTATACTTCTTGTAATGACATTATTGTTAAAGGATGTTGGATCTGTTGGATTGTAATAATCACTCTGATCAGTCTCCATTGTCATTGCTACTACCTGCTGATTCCCCATCCAGGCCTGAGACATCGGAGAGCTGCCATCAATATCTGAAAAAGCAAGCAGATCTTTATCCGCTAAATAACTATATCGTTTTCTTATTTCAGCATCTAATCTGTCACATAATGAATAGATGGCATTCTGAACAGTATTAAATGATGATGCAAACCAGACAGCCCGATAATCAATATTTACTCCTGATCCAAAATTATGACAGTCAATAAATAATACAGTGTCTGTTTTAATAGCATTGAAAGTATCCCTTACCAATTGTGATTCTTTTTCGCTAAATGGTGCAGTTCCTTTATAGGATTGTGAGCCAGCGCCACCATCTGCATATTCTGCCCAGCGATAATCAAAATTTCTGTTAATATCCACACCGTTATGATTCCATCTTACCGATTCTGTACCACTCACATTTCCAACATTCAACGCATATGGATTAACCAGAGGAATCAATGTCCAGTCATAGTTAGTACGTAAAGCATCTATCATCTCATCCTTATTAGGATTTTCAAGCAACAGTTTAAAA is a window from the Chryseobacterium indologenes genome containing:
- a CDS encoding M1 family metallopeptidase, coding for MRKSAAIIFAFIISQFQAQQGAYYQQAAKYKMDIDVNAEKFTYQGKQTLEYTNNSPDELNVVYFHLYWNAFKPNSMMDQRVASQGKNGDGRLQKDGISRLASIPKDQEGVQNIHWIKQNGKDLKFEVQETIMKVYLAEPIKPNSTTTFTMDWDSVIPQQIRRSGRNNREGVDMTMTQWYPKIAEYDYDGWATFDYLGREFHAPFSDFDVTIKINKDYVVGAGGILENPTEVKGYDANAKIKTEKDKKATWRWTAKNILDFAWSADRDYSVESFNVPEGPKVYLVYQKNDKTKAWGEAQPYITKYFQIMNGHFGKYVYPTYAFIQGGDGGMEYGMCTMILGEAKSIKDLMGLMAHEGSHSWYQQMLATNESVRPWMDEGFTSYAEGYTMYQLFPEDLPNPFAKTLDAYRNFIKKGIEEPAVWLGDHHDNGTAYTYASYVKGELYLVQLGYIMGEQNLAETLKQYYDQWSMKHPSDRDFLHIAQKVSGMDLKWFHNYWINTTKTIDYGIKDVKYDAKSTTITLINNGQVPMPIDFGVMTTDKKIVTYQIPLNMTHTWKQKDIYGDLKTVPYWPWTQKEYTLTIPYTKSQLSVLGIDFSQRIADVNMENNFVEVK
- a CDS encoding helix-turn-helix transcriptional regulator; amino-acid sequence: MKKDFYLTRYALIIKRLESSPATYSQLEDYLLNSFEFQDAGIKSYSIRTLQRDIREISDLFNLSIHNKKKGDNRYYIESRPIMEVDEYNQKLLESFQVSNALNLHPDFSDFIFFESRKPTGVEHFYDLFFAIRNKRVVSFEHYNYKNKLMTSRKVHPLALKESKDRWYLIAIDTKDKVLKSFGLDRINYLDVAKNQFREKYKYNFREHFKNAFGVMNLTEQKPQNIVLKCSRHQGEYIRSFPLHQSQKETKETPEEIYFEFFLHPTYDFMQEILSYGKEVTVLEPKGLVDDIRNHLQESLNRYLES
- a CDS encoding nucleoside deaminase, giving the protein MFTDEYYMKMALLEAEVALEKDEVPIGCVVVSNNRIIARAHNLTETLNDVTAHAEMQAITSAANFLGGKYLKDCTLYVTMEPCVMCSGALSWSQISKVVIGARDEQRGFINKHLSLHPKTEIITGIMETECSSIVKDFFKSKR
- a CDS encoding type III pantothenate kinase; its protein translation is MNSIVINVGNSNIRFGLFNGDNCDISWVINTKPYRTADELYVQMLMLYQTYKIDPQEIDKVIIGSVVPQLTKVMSSGIKKIHGTTPVIVDRSTPSGVQAKSKQMGTDIYANLVAAHNLYPNRKKIVIDFGTALTASCVTETGETLGVIIAPGIVTSLNSLINQTAQLPDIELKKPKSVLGLDTVTCMQSGMVYGFLGMVEGFINRINEEVNDDCFVVATGGVSHIYKPLTDKIHVMDRLHTLKGLYFLGKDL
- a CDS encoding GNAT family N-acetyltransferase, with product MEKFPVIETERLILSQLEEKDVPFIIEYLQHRIFSDLTSNIPYPYVENDARSWLKMSKEAFDHQTGYTFAIRNKEGHIMGAIGLHDRDDDKAELGYWIGILYWNKGLVTEAAKAILDFGFKKMGFNKIFATHFLHNPASGRIMEKIGMEQEAVLKQEIRKDGEYFDIVRYAIFKD